One Palaemon carinicauda isolate YSFRI2023 chromosome 5, ASM3689809v2, whole genome shotgun sequence DNA window includes the following coding sequences:
- the LOC137641477 gene encoding ligand of Numb protein X 2-like → MVGVYEVGRWGWTGRNSVNEKTNKRLNIHVISDGITRLPILEGEISHIEIPRGNNALGITIVGGSDTPLRCVVVQEVFPDGLVAQDGRLQPGDQIIEVDGVDMTSATHQVVCQALRRPQTVLRLGVYRERIQAYRSPSPGTNHQQGEMVAVTLCKESSRQLGLKLGGRRTEPGIFIMEVLPGSVAAQDGRLHSHDRILAINGTDVRYARLDHASKLIQQSHTHVSLIVSRGTITSFVPNSETCASSSEYTNFPSHHWADNDFQNSVEQRSGSDSGCVAMEYGRSGSCDSLSDHSLVSSMMSSPSTGVPSENGGISGSPRGASPTTSSPGYCTSDTDDMDSHHHHPQNHLHQQQNSSIHHHLSSAHETVNVSQQSSLDSAHPDSGTHELPPSLPEANYHHSAIPPQTPGDLRTPNDDSELIAGLKRIMQPENNQLQQKNVTIKKGVGESLGMRIGGGVGSNEGDTPIYVANINPQGPVGRCKNIKKGDVLLSVNGQSLLGLTHGQAVALLKATAELAGVTLTLLDGPETSPGSANFVPSWLYWQKLPRSLHVSKTVVLHRSQGASLGFSIVGGSDPQRGAEPIHVLFVVQSSPAALDGKLRCGDRLLSVDGHSLELVRHASAVSLLKQAGQKVHLEVVSWLGTEL, encoded by the exons ATGGTGGGTGTTTACGAAGTGGGTCGGTGGGGGTGGACAGGAAGAAACAGCGTTAACGAAAAAACCAACAAGAGGTTGAACATTCATGTCATTTCCGACG GCATCACCCGCCTCCCAATCCTCGAAGGGGAAATTTCCCACATTGAGATCCCAAGGGGTAACAATGCGTTGGGGATAACGATCGTTGGAGGATCTGATACGCCTCTG CGATGTGTGGTAGTGCAGGAGGTCTTCCCAGATGGGCTAGTGGCCCAAGATGGTCGTCTCCAGCCTGGAGATCAGATTATCGAAGTGGACGGTGTCGATATGACATCAGCCACTCATCAGGTCGTCTGCCAAGCCCTGCGGAGACCTCAGACTGTACTTCGACTGGGTGTCTACCGAGAGAGAATACAAGCATACCGATCACCATCACCTGGAACCAATCACCAACAAG GTGAGATGGTTGCTGTTACACTATGTAAAGAGAGCAGTCGTCAGCTAGGGCTTAAACTTGGGGGTAGGCGGACTGAACCTGGAATATTCATCATGGAAGTCCTACCAGGGTCAGTGGCAGCACAGGACGGGCGCCTCCACTCGCATGACAGGATTCTTGCAATCAATGGCACAGACGTGCGTTACGCTCGTCTAGACCACGCCTCTAAACTCATCCAGCAAAGTCACACTCATGTGAGCCTTATTGTAAGCAGAGGTACAATCACTTCCTTCGTTCCGAATTCTGAAACATGCGCATCTTCATCCGAATACACAAACTTCCCCTCCCACCACTGGGCTGACAACGACTTCCAGAACTCTGTGGAACAGCGGAGTGGGAGTGACAGTGGCTGTGTTGCGATGGAGTACGGCAGGTCTGGTTCCTGCGACTCCCTGAGTGATCACAGTCTCGTGTCCTCCATGATGTCCTCTCCGAGCACAGGTGTCCCCTCTGAAAATGGCGGGATCAGCGGATCACCGAGAGGTGCATCTCCTACCACATCTTCTCCAGGATACTGCACTTCAGACACTGACGACATGGATTCCCATCACCACCATcctcaaaatcatcttcatcagcAGCAAAATTCATCCATTCACCATCATTTATCATCGGCTCACGAAACGGTTAATGTGTCCCAGCAATCGTCACTTGATTCAGCTCATCCAGATTCTGGTACACACGAACTTCCGCCATCACTGCCAGAAGCGAATTATCATCACTCTGCCATTCCACCCCAAACTCCAGGAGATCTCCGTACGCCTAATGACGACAGTGAGCTCATCGCCGGGCTGAAGAGAATCATGCAGCCCGAAAACAATCAACTTCAACAGAAGAACGTAACAATCAAAAAG GGTGTTGGTGAGAGTCTTGGAATGAGGATTGGAGGGGGTGTGGGGAGTAACGAGGGGGATACGCCCATCTACGTCGCTAATATCAATCCGCAAGGACCAGTTGGCAGATGCAAAAATATCAAA AAAGGAGATGTGCTGCTCTCAGTCAACGGGCAATCTCTGCTAGGCCTAACTCACGGCCAGGCAGTGGCACTACTGAAGGCTACAGCAGAACTGGCAGGAGTAACTCTAACGCTGCTGGACGGGCCCGAAACATCTCCAGGTTCAGCGAACTTCGTTCCCTCTTGGCTCTACTGGCAAAAACTTCCGCGATCTCTACACGTATCAAAAACCGTCGTCCTACACAGATCTCAAGGGGCATCGTTAGGATTCAGCATCGTTGGCGGGTCGGACCCTCAACGAGGCGCTGAGCCAATACACGTTCTCTTCGTGGTGCAATCATCTCCAGCAGCTCTGGATGGCAAACTGAGATGCGGAGATAGACTTCTCTCTGTCGACGGCCATTCCCTTGAACTCGTCCGCCACGCGTCGGCAGTTAGTTTACTGAAACAAGCTGGGCAAAAGGTCCACTTGGAAGTGGTTTCCTGGTTAGGAACAGAGCTGTGA